The following proteins are encoded in a genomic region of Channa argus isolate prfri chromosome 3, Channa argus male v1.0, whole genome shotgun sequence:
- the LOC137123367 gene encoding CSC1-like protein 2 isoform X1 has translation MVPGWKTKLFVKVLSQDVALSMLRAVIVTMAIFGSSQACSGQDNCSTENESKDYCYSARIRSTVLQGLPFGGVPTVLALDFMCFLVLLFVFSILRKVAWDYGRLALVTDADRLKKRFSTAKLEEREDVASAMHSETPDRYERLTSVSSSVDFDQRDNGFCSWLTAIFRIKDEEIREKCGEDAVHYLSFQRHIIGLLVVVGVLSVGIVLPVNFSGDLLENNAYSFGRTTIANLKSGTNLLWLHTSFAFMYLLLTVYSMRRHTSKMHYKEDDLVKRTLFINGISKYAEESQIKQHFEQAYENCIVLEARICYNVAKLMALNAERKKTERSKKFFTDLMAKEHVPTMINPKPCGHLCCCAITGCEEEEAVSYYTKREAKLKEEYRKEKEKVHTKPLGMAFVTFQNEAMTAIILKDFNACQVQGCRCQLEPRSSQFSEVLHVYNWSVSYAPDPQNVRWEHLSLGGISWWIRCFIINCILFILLFFLTTPAIIISTMDKFNVTKPVEYLNNPIVTQFFPTLLLWAFSALLPTIVYYSAFFEAHWTRSGENRTTMHKCYTFLIFMVLLLPSLGLSSLDVFFRWLFDRKFLADAKVRFECVFLPDNGAFFVNYVIASAFIGNAMDLLRIPGLLMYMIRLCLARSAADRRNVKRHQAYEFQFGAAYAWMMNVFTVVMAYSITCPIIVPFGLMYMLLKHLVDRYNMYYAYLPSKLDKKIHSGAVTQVVAAPILCLFWLLFFSTVRTGFETPTSMFTLVVLIVTIVVCLSHVCFGHFKYLSAHNYKIDTKENDNDAVENGRPARPSSSPTTKSQQQQQQQQQMYIAQVLQDPNSDEPGSGSGEEDRGSSQDEEMLNGGNSINEADFQSGEDSLIANEVHQ, from the exons ATGGTCCCTGGTTGGAAAACCAAACTCTTTGTAAAG GTTCTCAGCCAGGATGTGGCACTGAGCATGCTCAGAGCGGTGATCGTTACCATGGCGATATTCGGCAGCAGTCAGGCGTGCAGCGGTCAAGACAACTGCTCGACCGAGAACGAGTCTAAAGACTACTGCTACTCTGCTCGGATCCGCAGCACGGTGCTGCAGGGGCTGCCATTTGGAGGCGTCCCCACTGTGCTTGCCCTTGACTTCATGTGCTTCCTG GTGCTGCTCTTTGTCTTCTCTATTCTGCGGAAAGTTGCGTGGGACTATGGCCGCCTGGCACTGGTCACCGACGCAGACAG ACTGAAGAAGCGTTTCAGCACAGCCAAGTTGGAAGAGCGGGAAGA CGTTGCCTCTGCGATGCACTCAGAGACCCCTGACCGGTACGAACGCCTCACCTCTGTCTCCAGTTCCGTAGACTTTGACCAGAGAGACAAT ggcttCTGCTCGTGGCTGACGGCCATCTTCAGAATAAA gGATGAAGAGATCAGGGAAAAGTGTGGAGAGGACGCTGTCCATTACCTTTCCTTCCAGCGGCACATCATCGGGCTGCTAGTTGTGGTCGGGGTCCTCTCTGTTGGCATCGTCCTGCCTGTCAACTTCTCTGGCGACCTGCTGG AAAATAACGCCTACAGCTTCGGACGCACCACGATAGCCAACCTGAAGTCAGG GACAAACCTTTTGTGGCTCCACACTTCATTTGCTTTCATGTATCTGCTGCTGACCGTCTACAGCATGAGGAGACACACATCCAAGATGCACTACAAGGAGGACGACCTG GTGAAACGCACTTTATTCATTAATGGCATCTCAAAGTATGCAGAGGAGAGTCAGATCAAACAGCACTTTGA ACAGGCCTATGAGAACTGCATTGTGCTGGAGGCTCGGATCTGCTACAACGTAGCCAAACTCATGGCTCTGAATGCTGAGAG GAAGAAGACGGAGCGCAGTAAGAAGTTCTTCACCGACCTGATGGCAAAGGAACACGTTCCCACCATGATCAACCCCAAACCCTGCGGACACCTCTGCTGCTGCGCCATCACCGGCTGCGAGGAG GAGGAGGCTGTCAGCTATTACACCAAGAGGGAGGCCAAGCTGAAGGAGGAGTAcaggaaggagaaggagaaggtcCACACCAAACCGCTGGGCATGGCCTTCGTCACCTTCCAGAACGAGGCCATGACCGCCat taTTTTGAAAGACTTTAACGCCTGTCAGGTTCAGGGTTGTCGGTGTCAACTGGAGCCACGTTCCTCCCAGTTCAGCGAGGTGCTTCACGTTTACAACTGGAGCGTTTCATACGCACCCGACCCGCAGAACGTCCGCTG GGAGCACCTGTCGCTGGGCGGGATCTCCTGGTGGATCCGCTGCTTCATCATCAActgcatcctcttcatccttctcttcttcctcaccaCTCCTGCCATCATCATCTCCACCATGGACAAGTTCAACGTCACCAAACCCGTGGAGTATCTCAAC aatCCCATCGTCACCCAGTTCTTTCCCACCCTGCTCCTCTGGgctttctctgctctgctgcccaCCATTGTCTACTACTCCGCCTTCTTCGAGGCTCATTGGACCAG gtctGGAGAAAACAGAACGACGATGCACAAATGTTACACCTTCCTAATCTtcatggtgctgctgctgccatctcTTGGACTCAGCAG TCTGGATGTTTTCTTCCGTTGGCTCTTTGATCGAAAGTTTCTGGCTGATGCTAAAGTCAGATTTGA GTGTGTCTTCCTGCCAGATAATGGAGCGTTCTTCGTCAACTACGTCATCGCCTCTGCGTTCATCGGGAATGCCATGGACCTGCTGAGGATCCCCGGTCTGCTCATGTACATGATCAGGTTGTGTCTAGCTCGCTCAGCCGCTGACCGCCGCAACGTCAAGAGG CACCAGGCCTATGAGTTCCAGTTTGGAGCGGCATACGCCTGGATGATGAACGTCTTCACAGTGGTGATGGCCTACAGCATAACCTGTCCCATCATCGTCCCCTTCG GTCTGATGTACATGCTGCTGAAACACCTAGTGGACCGATACAACATGTACTACGCCTACTTGCCCTCCAAACTAGACAAGAAAATTCATTCTGGAGCCGTCACCCAGGTGGTGGCTGCACCCATTCTCTGCcttttctggctgctcttcttCTCCACCGTACGCACAG GTTTTGAGACTCCGACCTCCATGTTTACTCTGGTGGTGCTGATCGTCACCATCGTGGTCTGTCTGTCTCACGTGTGTTTTGGACACTTCAAGTACCTCAGTGCTCACAACTACaag ATCGACACCAAGGAGAACGACAACGACGCCGTTGAGAATGGACGTCCAGCTCGTCCCTCATCCTCCCCTACCACTAAATCTCAG cagcagcagcagcagcagcagcagatgtaTATCGCCCAAGTGCTCCAGGACCCAAACTCAGACGAGCCAGGCAGCGGGAGTGGCGAGGAGGACCGAGGGTCGTCCCAGGATGAGGAGATGTTGAATGGCGGGAACAGCATCAATGAGGCGGATTTCCAGTCAGGGGAGGACAGTCTGATCGCCAACGAGGTCCACCAGTAG
- the LOC137123367 gene encoding CSC1-like protein 2 isoform X4 — MVPGWKTKLFVKVLSQDVALSMLRAVIVTMAIFGSSQACSGQDNCSTENESKDYCYSARIRSTVLQGLPFGGVPTVLALDFMCFLVLLFVFSILRKVAWDYGRLALVTDADRLKKRFSTAKLEEREDVASAMHSETPDRYERLTSVSSSVDFDQRDNGFCSWLTAIFRIKDEEIREKCGEDAVHYLSFQRHIIGLLVVVGVLSVGIVLPVNFSGDLLENNAYSFGRTTIANLKSGTNLLWLHTSFAFMYLLLTVYSMRRHTSKMHYKEDDLVKRTLFINGISKYAEESQIKQHFEQAYENCIVLEARICYNVAKLMALNAERKKTERSKKFFTDLMAKEHVPTMINPKPCGHLCCCAITGCEEEEAVSYYTKREAKLKEEYRKEKEKVHTKPLGMAFVTFQNEAMTAIILKDFNACQVQGCRCQLEPRSSQFSEVLHVYNWSVSYAPDPQNVRWEHLSLGGISWWIRCFIINCILFILLFFLTTPAIIISTMDKFNVTKPVEYLNNPIVTQFFPTLLLWAFSALLPTIVYYSAFFEAHWTRSGENRTTMHKCYTFLIFMVLLLPSLGLSSLDVFFRWLFDRKFLADAKVRFECVFLPDNGAFFVNYVIASAFIGNAMDLLRIPGLLMYMIRLCLARSAADRRNVKRHQAYEFQFGAAYAWMMNVFTVVMAYSITCPIIVPFGLMYMLLKHLVDRYNMYYAYLPSKLDKKIHSGAVTQVVAAPILCLFWLLFFSTVRTGFETPTSMFTLVVLIVTIVVCLSHVCFGHFKYLSAHNYKIDTKENDNDAVENGRPARPSSSPTTKSQQQQQQMYIAQVLQDPNSDEPGSGSGEEDRGSSQDEEMLNGGNSINEADFQSGEDSLIANEVHQ; from the exons ATGGTCCCTGGTTGGAAAACCAAACTCTTTGTAAAG GTTCTCAGCCAGGATGTGGCACTGAGCATGCTCAGAGCGGTGATCGTTACCATGGCGATATTCGGCAGCAGTCAGGCGTGCAGCGGTCAAGACAACTGCTCGACCGAGAACGAGTCTAAAGACTACTGCTACTCTGCTCGGATCCGCAGCACGGTGCTGCAGGGGCTGCCATTTGGAGGCGTCCCCACTGTGCTTGCCCTTGACTTCATGTGCTTCCTG GTGCTGCTCTTTGTCTTCTCTATTCTGCGGAAAGTTGCGTGGGACTATGGCCGCCTGGCACTGGTCACCGACGCAGACAG ACTGAAGAAGCGTTTCAGCACAGCCAAGTTGGAAGAGCGGGAAGA CGTTGCCTCTGCGATGCACTCAGAGACCCCTGACCGGTACGAACGCCTCACCTCTGTCTCCAGTTCCGTAGACTTTGACCAGAGAGACAAT ggcttCTGCTCGTGGCTGACGGCCATCTTCAGAATAAA gGATGAAGAGATCAGGGAAAAGTGTGGAGAGGACGCTGTCCATTACCTTTCCTTCCAGCGGCACATCATCGGGCTGCTAGTTGTGGTCGGGGTCCTCTCTGTTGGCATCGTCCTGCCTGTCAACTTCTCTGGCGACCTGCTGG AAAATAACGCCTACAGCTTCGGACGCACCACGATAGCCAACCTGAAGTCAGG GACAAACCTTTTGTGGCTCCACACTTCATTTGCTTTCATGTATCTGCTGCTGACCGTCTACAGCATGAGGAGACACACATCCAAGATGCACTACAAGGAGGACGACCTG GTGAAACGCACTTTATTCATTAATGGCATCTCAAAGTATGCAGAGGAGAGTCAGATCAAACAGCACTTTGA ACAGGCCTATGAGAACTGCATTGTGCTGGAGGCTCGGATCTGCTACAACGTAGCCAAACTCATGGCTCTGAATGCTGAGAG GAAGAAGACGGAGCGCAGTAAGAAGTTCTTCACCGACCTGATGGCAAAGGAACACGTTCCCACCATGATCAACCCCAAACCCTGCGGACACCTCTGCTGCTGCGCCATCACCGGCTGCGAGGAG GAGGAGGCTGTCAGCTATTACACCAAGAGGGAGGCCAAGCTGAAGGAGGAGTAcaggaaggagaaggagaaggtcCACACCAAACCGCTGGGCATGGCCTTCGTCACCTTCCAGAACGAGGCCATGACCGCCat taTTTTGAAAGACTTTAACGCCTGTCAGGTTCAGGGTTGTCGGTGTCAACTGGAGCCACGTTCCTCCCAGTTCAGCGAGGTGCTTCACGTTTACAACTGGAGCGTTTCATACGCACCCGACCCGCAGAACGTCCGCTG GGAGCACCTGTCGCTGGGCGGGATCTCCTGGTGGATCCGCTGCTTCATCATCAActgcatcctcttcatccttctcttcttcctcaccaCTCCTGCCATCATCATCTCCACCATGGACAAGTTCAACGTCACCAAACCCGTGGAGTATCTCAAC aatCCCATCGTCACCCAGTTCTTTCCCACCCTGCTCCTCTGGgctttctctgctctgctgcccaCCATTGTCTACTACTCCGCCTTCTTCGAGGCTCATTGGACCAG gtctGGAGAAAACAGAACGACGATGCACAAATGTTACACCTTCCTAATCTtcatggtgctgctgctgccatctcTTGGACTCAGCAG TCTGGATGTTTTCTTCCGTTGGCTCTTTGATCGAAAGTTTCTGGCTGATGCTAAAGTCAGATTTGA GTGTGTCTTCCTGCCAGATAATGGAGCGTTCTTCGTCAACTACGTCATCGCCTCTGCGTTCATCGGGAATGCCATGGACCTGCTGAGGATCCCCGGTCTGCTCATGTACATGATCAGGTTGTGTCTAGCTCGCTCAGCCGCTGACCGCCGCAACGTCAAGAGG CACCAGGCCTATGAGTTCCAGTTTGGAGCGGCATACGCCTGGATGATGAACGTCTTCACAGTGGTGATGGCCTACAGCATAACCTGTCCCATCATCGTCCCCTTCG GTCTGATGTACATGCTGCTGAAACACCTAGTGGACCGATACAACATGTACTACGCCTACTTGCCCTCCAAACTAGACAAGAAAATTCATTCTGGAGCCGTCACCCAGGTGGTGGCTGCACCCATTCTCTGCcttttctggctgctcttcttCTCCACCGTACGCACAG GTTTTGAGACTCCGACCTCCATGTTTACTCTGGTGGTGCTGATCGTCACCATCGTGGTCTGTCTGTCTCACGTGTGTTTTGGACACTTCAAGTACCTCAGTGCTCACAACTACaag ATCGACACCAAGGAGAACGACAACGACGCCGTTGAGAATGGACGTCCAGCTCGTCCCTCATCCTCCCCTACCACTAAATCTCAG cagcagcagcagcagatgtaTATCGCCCAAGTGCTCCAGGACCCAAACTCAGACGAGCCAGGCAGCGGGAGTGGCGAGGAGGACCGAGGGTCGTCCCAGGATGAGGAGATGTTGAATGGCGGGAACAGCATCAATGAGGCGGATTTCCAGTCAGGGGAGGACAGTCTGATCGCCAACGAGGTCCACCAGTAG
- the LOC137123367 gene encoding CSC1-like protein 2 isoform X3 yields MVPGWKTKLFVKVLSQDVALSMLRAVIVTMAIFGSSQACSGQDNCSTENESKDYCYSARIRSTVLQGLPFGGVPTVLALDFMCFLVLLFVFSILRKVAWDYGRLALVTDADRLKKRFSTAKLEEREDVASAMHSETPDRYERLTSVSSSVDFDQRDNGFCSWLTAIFRIKDEEIREKCGEDAVHYLSFQRHIIGLLVVVGVLSVGIVLPVNFSGDLLENNAYSFGRTTIANLKSGTNLLWLHTSFAFMYLLLTVYSMRRHTSKMHYKEDDLVKRTLFINGISKYAEESQIKQHFEQAYENCIVLEARICYNVAKLMALNAERKKTERSKKFFTDLMAKEHVPTMINPKPCGHLCCCAITGCEEEEAVSYYTKREAKLKEEYRKEKEKVHTKPLGMAFVTFQNEAMTAIILKDFNACQVQGCRCQLEPRSSQFSEVLHVYNWSVSYAPDPQNVRWEHLSLGGISWWIRCFIINCILFILLFFLTTPAIIISTMDKFNVTKPVEYLNNPIVTQFFPTLLLWAFSALLPTIVYYSAFFEAHWTRSGENRTTMHKCYTFLIFMVLLLPSLGLSSLDVFFRWLFDRKFLADAKVRFECVFLPDNGAFFVNYVIASAFIGNAMDLLRIPGLLMYMIRLCLARSAADRRNVKRHQAYEFQFGAAYAWMMNVFTVVMAYSITCPIIVPFGLMYMLLKHLVDRYNMYYAYLPSKLDKKIHSGAVTQVVAAPILCLFWLLFFSTVRTGFETPTSMFTLVVLIVTIVVCLSHVCFGHFKYLSAHNYKIDTKENDNDAVENGRPARPSSSPTTKSQQQQQQQMYIAQVLQDPNSDEPGSGSGEEDRGSSQDEEMLNGGNSINEADFQSGEDSLIANEVHQ; encoded by the exons ATGGTCCCTGGTTGGAAAACCAAACTCTTTGTAAAG GTTCTCAGCCAGGATGTGGCACTGAGCATGCTCAGAGCGGTGATCGTTACCATGGCGATATTCGGCAGCAGTCAGGCGTGCAGCGGTCAAGACAACTGCTCGACCGAGAACGAGTCTAAAGACTACTGCTACTCTGCTCGGATCCGCAGCACGGTGCTGCAGGGGCTGCCATTTGGAGGCGTCCCCACTGTGCTTGCCCTTGACTTCATGTGCTTCCTG GTGCTGCTCTTTGTCTTCTCTATTCTGCGGAAAGTTGCGTGGGACTATGGCCGCCTGGCACTGGTCACCGACGCAGACAG ACTGAAGAAGCGTTTCAGCACAGCCAAGTTGGAAGAGCGGGAAGA CGTTGCCTCTGCGATGCACTCAGAGACCCCTGACCGGTACGAACGCCTCACCTCTGTCTCCAGTTCCGTAGACTTTGACCAGAGAGACAAT ggcttCTGCTCGTGGCTGACGGCCATCTTCAGAATAAA gGATGAAGAGATCAGGGAAAAGTGTGGAGAGGACGCTGTCCATTACCTTTCCTTCCAGCGGCACATCATCGGGCTGCTAGTTGTGGTCGGGGTCCTCTCTGTTGGCATCGTCCTGCCTGTCAACTTCTCTGGCGACCTGCTGG AAAATAACGCCTACAGCTTCGGACGCACCACGATAGCCAACCTGAAGTCAGG GACAAACCTTTTGTGGCTCCACACTTCATTTGCTTTCATGTATCTGCTGCTGACCGTCTACAGCATGAGGAGACACACATCCAAGATGCACTACAAGGAGGACGACCTG GTGAAACGCACTTTATTCATTAATGGCATCTCAAAGTATGCAGAGGAGAGTCAGATCAAACAGCACTTTGA ACAGGCCTATGAGAACTGCATTGTGCTGGAGGCTCGGATCTGCTACAACGTAGCCAAACTCATGGCTCTGAATGCTGAGAG GAAGAAGACGGAGCGCAGTAAGAAGTTCTTCACCGACCTGATGGCAAAGGAACACGTTCCCACCATGATCAACCCCAAACCCTGCGGACACCTCTGCTGCTGCGCCATCACCGGCTGCGAGGAG GAGGAGGCTGTCAGCTATTACACCAAGAGGGAGGCCAAGCTGAAGGAGGAGTAcaggaaggagaaggagaaggtcCACACCAAACCGCTGGGCATGGCCTTCGTCACCTTCCAGAACGAGGCCATGACCGCCat taTTTTGAAAGACTTTAACGCCTGTCAGGTTCAGGGTTGTCGGTGTCAACTGGAGCCACGTTCCTCCCAGTTCAGCGAGGTGCTTCACGTTTACAACTGGAGCGTTTCATACGCACCCGACCCGCAGAACGTCCGCTG GGAGCACCTGTCGCTGGGCGGGATCTCCTGGTGGATCCGCTGCTTCATCATCAActgcatcctcttcatccttctcttcttcctcaccaCTCCTGCCATCATCATCTCCACCATGGACAAGTTCAACGTCACCAAACCCGTGGAGTATCTCAAC aatCCCATCGTCACCCAGTTCTTTCCCACCCTGCTCCTCTGGgctttctctgctctgctgcccaCCATTGTCTACTACTCCGCCTTCTTCGAGGCTCATTGGACCAG gtctGGAGAAAACAGAACGACGATGCACAAATGTTACACCTTCCTAATCTtcatggtgctgctgctgccatctcTTGGACTCAGCAG TCTGGATGTTTTCTTCCGTTGGCTCTTTGATCGAAAGTTTCTGGCTGATGCTAAAGTCAGATTTGA GTGTGTCTTCCTGCCAGATAATGGAGCGTTCTTCGTCAACTACGTCATCGCCTCTGCGTTCATCGGGAATGCCATGGACCTGCTGAGGATCCCCGGTCTGCTCATGTACATGATCAGGTTGTGTCTAGCTCGCTCAGCCGCTGACCGCCGCAACGTCAAGAGG CACCAGGCCTATGAGTTCCAGTTTGGAGCGGCATACGCCTGGATGATGAACGTCTTCACAGTGGTGATGGCCTACAGCATAACCTGTCCCATCATCGTCCCCTTCG GTCTGATGTACATGCTGCTGAAACACCTAGTGGACCGATACAACATGTACTACGCCTACTTGCCCTCCAAACTAGACAAGAAAATTCATTCTGGAGCCGTCACCCAGGTGGTGGCTGCACCCATTCTCTGCcttttctggctgctcttcttCTCCACCGTACGCACAG GTTTTGAGACTCCGACCTCCATGTTTACTCTGGTGGTGCTGATCGTCACCATCGTGGTCTGTCTGTCTCACGTGTGTTTTGGACACTTCAAGTACCTCAGTGCTCACAACTACaag ATCGACACCAAGGAGAACGACAACGACGCCGTTGAGAATGGACGTCCAGCTCGTCCCTCATCCTCCCCTACCACTAAATCTCAG cagcagcagcagcagcagatgtaTATCGCCCAAGTGCTCCAGGACCCAAACTCAGACGAGCCAGGCAGCGGGAGTGGCGAGGAGGACCGAGGGTCGTCCCAGGATGAGGAGATGTTGAATGGCGGGAACAGCATCAATGAGGCGGATTTCCAGTCAGGGGAGGACAGTCTGATCGCCAACGAGGTCCACCAGTAG
- the LOC137123367 gene encoding CSC1-like protein 2 isoform X8: MMNVFTVVMAYSITCPIIVPFGLMYMLLKHLVDRYNMYYAYLPSKLDKKIHSGAVTQVVAAPILCLFWLLFFSTVRTGFETPTSMFTLVVLIVTIVVCLSHVCFGHFKYLSAHNYKIDTKENDNDAVENGRPARPSSSPTTKSQQQQQQQQQMYIAQVLQDPNSDEPGSGSGEEDRGSSQDEEMLNGGNSINEADFQSGEDSLIANEVHQ, translated from the exons ATGATGAACGTCTTCACAGTGGTGATGGCCTACAGCATAACCTGTCCCATCATCGTCCCCTTCG GTCTGATGTACATGCTGCTGAAACACCTAGTGGACCGATACAACATGTACTACGCCTACTTGCCCTCCAAACTAGACAAGAAAATTCATTCTGGAGCCGTCACCCAGGTGGTGGCTGCACCCATTCTCTGCcttttctggctgctcttcttCTCCACCGTACGCACAG GTTTTGAGACTCCGACCTCCATGTTTACTCTGGTGGTGCTGATCGTCACCATCGTGGTCTGTCTGTCTCACGTGTGTTTTGGACACTTCAAGTACCTCAGTGCTCACAACTACaag ATCGACACCAAGGAGAACGACAACGACGCCGTTGAGAATGGACGTCCAGCTCGTCCCTCATCCTCCCCTACCACTAAATCTCAG cagcagcagcagcagcagcagcagatgtaTATCGCCCAAGTGCTCCAGGACCCAAACTCAGACGAGCCAGGCAGCGGGAGTGGCGAGGAGGACCGAGGGTCGTCCCAGGATGAGGAGATGTTGAATGGCGGGAACAGCATCAATGAGGCGGATTTCCAGTCAGGGGAGGACAGTCTGATCGCCAACGAGGTCCACCAGTAG